One stretch of Microplitis mediator isolate UGA2020A chromosome 9, iyMicMedi2.1, whole genome shotgun sequence DNA includes these proteins:
- the LOC130674682 gene encoding zinc finger and SCAN domain-containing protein 5B-like isoform X1, giving the protein MFSIVPIKQEYSSVEEENQTASNGLQNNHHHHHHHHHHQEYPLFTHQDVEYMYRQLPQFWSQSQMQSAAAAAGHIDASLNKSTGQHNLLQHSERLPGPSYIHQETVYSQDPKPPREHPSCLPSSESSQILLSPPPIPAHSMANHTIAFMRTQTFPVRHNGPGRPPKNSLTIPNLTSLGSTFARPGHLGNTSAPGTISSPSTTTGTSTIDTTTTLEASSSRNSDTSTPGLPGTPGPGLPGTPGPTGPNGPGPGNGSGGPGTSNNSSTSNSPAKIKPKCQCEICHKEFGHKSNLFIHMRTHNGERPYKCNQCDKCFTHSGNLAIHMRTHSGERPYACQICGKMFSHSGNLSTHLRTHSGVKPYKCTVCSKEFRHSGNLSIHERIHSGIKPFQCKICGKEFYHSGNLTTHMKKHPMDKDSMVGGFVGGRGHGHPIVVDDQQVEVQIDGTSQMDSVMDTTMDEEERLDPSAACSAEISEADDHEAERVFEPSS; this is encoded by the exons atgTTTAGTATTGTACCTATAAAGCAAGAGTATTCAAGTGTTGAAGAAGAGAATCAAACGGCATCAAATGGTTTACAGAATaatcaccatcatcatcaccaccatcatcatcatcaagaGTATCCGCTATTTACACACCAAGACGTCGAATACATGTATCGCCAATTACCACAATTTTGGAGTCAATCCCAAATGCAATCAGCAGCAGCTGCAGCAGGGCATATTGATGcatctttaaataaatcaaccggtcaacataatttattacaa caTTCCGAAAGATTACCCGGACCATCATATATTCATCAGGAGACTGTTTACAGCCAAGACCCCAAGCCACCACGTGAGCATCCATCATGTCTGCCATCATCAGAAAGCTcccaaatattattatcaccCCCGCCAATACCTGCGCATTCCATGGCCAATCACACAATAGCATTCATGCGTACTCAGACATTTCCCGTTCGTCACAACGGACCTGGTAGGCCACCAAAAAATTCGCTGACAATCCCAAATCTGACCTCACTTGGCTCAACATTTGCACGACCAGGACATCTGGGTAACACATCAGCACCTGGTACAATATCTAGCCCATCAACAACAACCGGTACATCAACAATCGATACCACCACAACCTTAGAGGCGTCAAGTTCACGTAATTCCGATACATCAACACCTGGTCTTCCTGGTACACCTGGTCCAGGTCTACCCGGGACACCAGGACCCACTGGACCAAACGGTCCTGGTCCTGGTAATGGTAGTGGTGGTCCCGGTACAAGTAACAATTCATCAACATCAAATTCACCAGCGAAAATAAAACCTAAATGTCAATGTGAAATTTGTCATAAAGAATTTGGtcataaaagtaatttatttattcatatgcGTACACATAATGGTGAGCGTCCATATAAATGTAATCAATGTGATAAATGTTTTACACACAGTGGTAATTTAGCGATTCATATGCGTACACATTCTGGTGAACGTCCATATGCATGCCAAATTTGCGGTAAAATGTTTAGTCATTCGGGTAATTTATCAACGCATTTACGTACACATTCTGGTGTTAAACCATATAAATGTACCGTTTGTAGTAAAGAATTTCGTCATAGTGGTAATTTATCAATACATGAACGTATACACTCGGGGATTAAACCATTTCAGTGTAAAATATGTGGAAAAGAATTTTATCACAGTGGTAATTTAACGACGCATATGAAAAAACATCCAATGGATAAGGATAGCATGGTAGGAGGATTTGTTGGTGGTAGAGGACATGGTCATCCAATAGTCGTTGATGATCAACAAGTTGAAGTACAGATTGATGGCACAAGTCAGATGGACTCTGTCATGGACACGACAATGGATGAAGAAGAAAGATTAGACCCTAGTGCTGCTTGTTCTGCTGAAATTTCTGAAGCAGATGACCATGAGGCTGAACGTGTATTTGAACCGTCTAGTTAA
- the LOC130674682 gene encoding zinc finger and SCAN domain-containing protein 5B-like isoform X2 — MYRQLPQFWSQSQMQSAAAAAGHIDASLNKSTGQHNLLQHSERLPGPSYIHQETVYSQDPKPPREHPSCLPSSESSQILLSPPPIPAHSMANHTIAFMRTQTFPVRHNGPGRPPKNSLTIPNLTSLGSTFARPGHLGNTSAPGTISSPSTTTGTSTIDTTTTLEASSSRNSDTSTPGLPGTPGPGLPGTPGPTGPNGPGPGNGSGGPGTSNNSSTSNSPAKIKPKCQCEICHKEFGHKSNLFIHMRTHNGERPYKCNQCDKCFTHSGNLAIHMRTHSGERPYACQICGKMFSHSGNLSTHLRTHSGVKPYKCTVCSKEFRHSGNLSIHERIHSGIKPFQCKICGKEFYHSGNLTTHMKKHPMDKDSMVGGFVGGRGHGHPIVVDDQQVEVQIDGTSQMDSVMDTTMDEEERLDPSAACSAEISEADDHEAERVFEPSS, encoded by the exons ATGTATCGCCAATTACCACAATTTTGGAGTCAATCCCAAATGCAATCAGCAGCAGCTGCAGCAGGGCATATTGATGcatctttaaataaatcaaccggtcaacataatttattacaa caTTCCGAAAGATTACCCGGACCATCATATATTCATCAGGAGACTGTTTACAGCCAAGACCCCAAGCCACCACGTGAGCATCCATCATGTCTGCCATCATCAGAAAGCTcccaaatattattatcaccCCCGCCAATACCTGCGCATTCCATGGCCAATCACACAATAGCATTCATGCGTACTCAGACATTTCCCGTTCGTCACAACGGACCTGGTAGGCCACCAAAAAATTCGCTGACAATCCCAAATCTGACCTCACTTGGCTCAACATTTGCACGACCAGGACATCTGGGTAACACATCAGCACCTGGTACAATATCTAGCCCATCAACAACAACCGGTACATCAACAATCGATACCACCACAACCTTAGAGGCGTCAAGTTCACGTAATTCCGATACATCAACACCTGGTCTTCCTGGTACACCTGGTCCAGGTCTACCCGGGACACCAGGACCCACTGGACCAAACGGTCCTGGTCCTGGTAATGGTAGTGGTGGTCCCGGTACAAGTAACAATTCATCAACATCAAATTCACCAGCGAAAATAAAACCTAAATGTCAATGTGAAATTTGTCATAAAGAATTTGGtcataaaagtaatttatttattcatatgcGTACACATAATGGTGAGCGTCCATATAAATGTAATCAATGTGATAAATGTTTTACACACAGTGGTAATTTAGCGATTCATATGCGTACACATTCTGGTGAACGTCCATATGCATGCCAAATTTGCGGTAAAATGTTTAGTCATTCGGGTAATTTATCAACGCATTTACGTACACATTCTGGTGTTAAACCATATAAATGTACCGTTTGTAGTAAAGAATTTCGTCATAGTGGTAATTTATCAATACATGAACGTATACACTCGGGGATTAAACCATTTCAGTGTAAAATATGTGGAAAAGAATTTTATCACAGTGGTAATTTAACGACGCATATGAAAAAACATCCAATGGATAAGGATAGCATGGTAGGAGGATTTGTTGGTGGTAGAGGACATGGTCATCCAATAGTCGTTGATGATCAACAAGTTGAAGTACAGATTGATGGCACAAGTCAGATGGACTCTGTCATGGACACGACAATGGATGAAGAAGAAAGATTAGACCCTAGTGCTGCTTGTTCTGCTGAAATTTCTGAAGCAGATGACCATGAGGCTGAACGTGTATTTGAACCGTCTAGTTAA